A stretch of the Papaver somniferum cultivar HN1 chromosome 6, ASM357369v1, whole genome shotgun sequence genome encodes the following:
- the LOC113287738 gene encoding WASH complex subunit 2-like: MMETSEQKRLRFQNEVMKWLNELSGNLQKRASDVTHEIDELLGQTDTVEQDMKNTLNSFRNLTCIGFVDNKISEEDDNADHSNERTRRTGDTSIRAQSYDEDILPRYREALSVGLSSYRDHMQKTNRTSPSGSVFKSGLASNCLPHIIGSAEYIHDNSCGLTDDFSSESSYLDFSHLLEPKQASFSTIKFGSESSDAIFSDVFGAPQGQTEKDRSDPLVSAALDFKAMLEAALLSPYKFYDEGSSSLSDPVHSFDTNTEQRHSRLENLLSTSSDAVEDHNSQNPSGTMDTDTTLPVTPRNLYSETQWIGSELISESLFSAEEESMLVTSHDTHDDLSTKNMSSRVDNEISADSKKDDTIRNSKTEDEYVDAIEDDNVPRAAIVQEISTTSLSSPEDVVNVE, from the exons ATGATGGAAACTTCCGAACAGAAGCGATTGAGATTTCAAAATGAG gttATGAAGTGGTTGAATGAACTATCAGGTAATCTACAAAAGAGAGCCAGTGATGTTACACATGAAATAGATGAATTATTAGGTCAGACTGATACTGTTGAACAAGATATGAAGAATACACTAAATTCTTTCAGAAATCTTACTTGTATCGGTTTCGTGGATAAT AAAATATCCGAAGAAGATGACAACGCTGACCATTCAAATGAAAGAACTAGAAGAACCGGTGATACAAGTATTCGTGCTCAAAGCTATGATGAAGATATATTGCCGAGATATAGAGAGGCTTTATCTGTTGGTTTGAGTTCCTATCGCGATCACATGCAGAAAACAAACAGAACCTCACCATCAGGCTCTGTCTTCAAA AGTGGGTTAGCATCCaattgtctcccacatataattGGTTCAGCTGAATATATACATGACAACAGTTGTGGTTTAACAG ATGACTTCTCATCGGAGAGTTCATATCTTGATTTCAGCCACTTGCTAGAACCGAAACAAGCCTCTTTTAGTACCATAAAATTTGGTTCAGAATCTTCAGATGCTATATTCAGTGATGTATTTGGGGCACCACAAGGCCAAACTGAAAAG GATAGAAGTGACCCACTCGTTTCTGCTGCTTTAGATTTTAAAGCAATGCTTGAAGCTGCACTTCTCAGTCCCTATAAATTCT ACGATGAGGGAAGCTCATCATTGTCAGACCCGGTCCACAGTTTTGATACCAATACAGAGCAAAGGCATTCACGTCTG GAAAATTTGCTGTCTACCTCATCTGATGCTGTTGAAGATCATAATTCTCAAAACCCTTCTGGAACTATGGATACAGATACCACTCTGCCTGTGACCCCTAGAAACCTCTACTCAGAAACACAATGGATTGGTTCTGAATTAATATCTGAGAGTCTTTTCTCTGCGGAAGAAGAGTCGATGCTTGTAACCAGCCACGATACACATGACGACCTGTCAACCAAAAACATGTCTAGCCGTGTAGATAATGAGATTTCAGCAGATAGCAAGAAGGACGACACCATCCGTAATTCCAAAACGGAAGATGAATATGTCGATGCCATTGAAGATGACAATGTGCCTCGTGCAGCAATTGTACAAGAAATATCGACaacctcattatcttcaccagaggATGTCGTCAATGTTGAATAG